The proteins below come from a single Lodderomyces elongisporus chromosome 3, complete sequence genomic window:
- the alp4 gene encoding gamma tubulin complex Spc97/GCP2 subunit Alp4, giving the protein MNSSLSPIPIHNEREFIAQQDDRYIPASSSPTRPSPPSRLSHIKASSPHIPHFDQDEQPASTEDLVELSDDYFDNGDDENEVDNNSTGRSINKSKMSILSSCLQKSTESLPKSTIAPLLSEINSIKVQESLIVKDLFSVLLGSRGNYIQFSKNYDTSIISSRIQGPDFKFAKYLDLSLKGLTRRISAIGKHYIGLKEFISLYDNERHGKIVQRYCQFVAEFLNYYHAIILAQEKEFHINADFSLSLFDQFLQEKVANKIDHLHKITLEVFKIDEERTRELELDYMQTNVDFEERNSNESRIFRDRSRCCKGGLLLRAIQERMLKFKGDLTSYEFLSHVFDETSTVFVTMLNQWLTEGVIDDPFDEFMICVAKLSSKMSQLFRAKSEFYWNELFYVKQDGLLLQFQNKQIQRKVLDTGKYLSIFKLCTRLQNFEALQESLPEPIKSLNAPDTELKIDLLYQRANNLLLKLLFEGYNIRELFSTFQTTFLLDNSFNVDTFIASAFSELKRNRYQTSISNTEKIYETVFRMHQPDKIDSSSSRMNIAEMVKRHQNFKIVAENFFKVIEDLMGDKDFTADTQVAGSITATAKTKAKASPPSSFLPSHTTANTPPNTLQNILQDSKNGKEITQTNKGKHAIEDSTFLSVDLSVSLPFPLNLVLVRQTSYQYEILFKFVFMLKFVAHQGETVWKELNFSQVWNAKSHTAQTRKWIMRCRVLQSRILALVSELQEYVASDVTESAYTNLQSKIAEYEKEVLAKDLISDYHGIGKDQRNNSRNGNGSGNGISNSNGRSNNTLQTSNFETRNFNNARNGNSIFDINIGRRAIATTSLPSLSSPSQLSSSSSSLSSSSTAAAAAAAAVDGDATTQTKSDSIYTVSRLVQELGSYTTTLLNDSLLTRPETIQCIKDMIIFICKFHHYTAQMRRHLILINPELQQAYARDYPERFNKEMDATSIANRFSHMTETFYARYILFGELLGTLMNTIKSVGEKENKKLLVLSERLEACFPD; this is encoded by the coding sequence ATGAACAGCCTGCTATCACCAATACCCATTCATAACGAAAGAGAGTTTATTGCTCAACAAGATGACCGATATATTCCAGCTTCTTCCAGCCCTACTCGACCGCTGCCACCATCTCGATTAAGCCATATAAAAGCATCTTCCCCACACATTCCACACTTTGATCAAGATGAGCAGCCCGCCTCTACCGAAGATCTTGTTGAACTATCTGACGATTACTTTGACAATGGCGATGACGAGAATGAAGTTGACAATAATAGTACGGGCAGAAGTATAAACAAGAGCAAGATGAGTATTCTCTCACTGTGTCTACAAAAGTCAACAGAGTCTTTACCCAAATCAACCATTGCTCCGTTATTAAGCGAAATAAACAGTATTAAGGTACAGGAATCTTTAATTGTAAAAGATTTGTTTTCGGTATTACTAGGTTCAAGAGGCAATTATATTCAATTTAGCAAAAACTATGATACTTCCATAATCTCATCAAGAATTCAGGGCCCCGATTTCAAGTTTGCCAAATACTTAGATCTTAGTCTTAAGGGCTTGACAAGGAGGATCAGTGCTATTGGGAAACACTATATTGGATTGAAGGAATTTATACTGCTTTATGATAATGAGAGACACGGGAAAATTGTACAGCGATATTGTCAATTTGTAGCTGAGTTCCTCAATTATTACCATGCGATTATTCTTGCCCAAGAGAAAGAGTTTCACATAAATGCAGATTTCTCCTTGAGTTTGTTTGATCAGTTTTTACAAGAAAAAGTGGCCAACAAAATAGACCATTTACACAAGATAACACTTGAAGTGTTCAAGATTGACGAGGAGCGCACAAGGGAGTTAGAGCTCGATTATATGCAAACCAATGTAgactttgaagaaagaaactcTAATGAGTCTAGAATATTTAGAGATCGATCAAGATGCTGTAAAGGGGGGCTATTATTGAGAGCTATTCAAGAGAGGATGCTCAAGTTTAAAGGCGATTTGACTTCATATGAATTTTTATCTCACGTATTTGACGAGACAAGCACCGTGTTTGTAACTATGCTCAACCAATGGTTGACGGAAGGTGTAATTGATGATCCTTTTGACGAGTTTATGATATGTGTTGCCAAGTTGTCTAGCAAAATGCTGCAGCTTTTTCGAGCCAAAAGTGAATTTTATTGGAATGAGCTATTCTACGTTAAGCAGGATGGTCTCTTGCtacaatttcaaaataaacaaattcaaCGCAAAGTTTTGGACACAGGAAAATATTTGAgtatttttaaattgtgCACTCGTTTGCAAAACTTTGAAGCATTACAAGAGAGTTTACCCGAACCTATTAAAAGTTTGAATGCTCCAGACActgaattgaaaattgatTTGTTGTATCAGAGAGCCAATAACTTGTTACTCAAGTTGCTATTCGAGGGATACAATATAAGAGAATTATTTTCTACTTTTCAAACAACATTTTTGCTAGATAATTCATTCAATGTTGATACATTTATTGCTTCAGCATTTAGTGAACTAAAACGCAACCGATACCAAACGTCCATATCCAATACGGAAAAAATTTACGAAACTGTCTTTCGAATGCACCAACCCGACAAGATTGACAGTAGCAGTTCGCGGATGAATATTGCGGAAATGGTGAAACGACatcaaaattttaaaataGTTGCTGAaaatttcttcaaagttATTGAAGATTTGATGGGAGACAAAGATTTTACAGCTGATACGCAAGTGGCAGGGTCAAtcacagcaacagcaaaaacaaaagcaaaagcttCTCCTCCGTCTTCTTTTCTACCTTCTCATACTACTGCTAACACCCCACCCAACACTTTACAAAACATTTTGCAAGATTCAAAAAATGGCAAGGAAATTActcaaacaaacaaaggcAAACATGCTATCGAAGACTCGACTTTTCTAAGCGTGGACTTGAGTGTACTGTTGCCCTTCCCGCTTAACCTTGTATTAGTGCGACAGACTTCGTACCAGTATGAAATCTTGTTCAAATTCGTGTTTATGCTCAAATTTGTTGCTCATCAGGGAGAAACTGTTTGGAAAGAATTGAATTTCTCTCAAGTATGGAATGCTAAATCACACACAGCGCAAACACGGAAATGGATTATGCGGTGTCGAGTATTGCAGTCGCGAATACTTGCATTGGTTTCTGAGTTGCAAGAGTATGTGGCATCAGATGTCACTGAAAGTGCATATACTAATTTACAATCTAAAATTGCAGAATACGAAAAGGAAGTTTTAGCTAAAGATTTAATTTCTGACTATCATGGAATTGGTAAAGACCAGAGGAATAACAGTAGAAATGGCAATGGCAGTGGTAACGGAATTAGCAACAGCAACGGCAGAAGTAACAATACCCTTCAAACTTCAAATTTCGAGACACGTAACTTTAATAATGCTCGAAATGGCAACTCGATTTTTGATATCAACATTGGTAGACGAGCAATAGCCACAACATCCTTACCATCTTTATCATCACCGTCAcaattatcatcatcatcatcatcattatcgtcatcgtcaactgcagcagcagcagcagcagcagcagtagacGGGGATGCTACAACTCAAACAAAAAGTGACAGTATATACACTGTGAGCCGACTTGTTCAAGAGTTGGGAAGTTACACCACAACTTTGCTCAATGACTCCTTACTTACCCGTCCAGAGACTATTCAGTGCATTAAAGACATGATAATAttcatttgcaaatttCATCATTACACCGCGCAAATGAGACGGCATTTAATATTGATAAACCCAGAATTGCAACAGGCTTATGCAAGAGATTATCCAGAGAGATTCAACAAGGAGATGGATGCGACTCTGATTGCAAATAGATTTTCACACATGACAGAGACATTTTACGCTAGATATATACTATTTGGAGAGCTTTTGGGCACACTCATGAACACGATAAAATCCGtgggagagaaagagaataagaaaCTTTTGGTTCTTAGTGAAAGATTAGAGGCATGTTTTCCTGACTGA
- the PUP2 gene encoding proteasome component pup2 (MEROPS:MER0047611) gives MFLTRSEYDRGVSTFSPEGRLFQVEYSLEAIKLGSTAIGIQTSEGVILGVEKRVTSSLLESSSIEKIVEIDHHIGCAMSGLTADARSMIDHARVSSLTHNLYYDEQIGVESLTQNVCDLALRFGEGASGEKRLMSRPFGVALLIAGVDKQKGPQLYHAEPSGTFYRYEAKAIGSGSEGAQAELNNEYHKSLTLQEAELLALKILKQVMEEKLDCKNAQLASVTKEDGFKIYSDEKTDAIIKVLNEQATDEDASMS, from the coding sequence ATGTTCTTAACACGAAGCGAATACGATAGAGGTGTCTCAACATTCTCACCGGAGGGCCGTCTATTCCAAGTCGAATACTCCCTTGAAGCCATCAAGCTCGGCTCTACAGCAATTGGAATACAAACCAGTGAAGGTGTCATCTTGGGTGTTGAAAAGCGTGTTACTTCATCCTTACTCGAATCCAGCTccattgaaaagattgttgaAATCGACCACCACATTGGTTGTGCCATGAGTGGATTAACAGCAGATGCACGCTCAATGATTGATCATGCACGTGTACTGAGTCTCACGCATAACTTGTACTACGATGAACAAATTGGTGTTGAGAGCTTGACTCAAAACGTGTGTGACTTGGCATTGAGATTCGGTGAAGGTGCTAGCGGTGAAAAGAGATTAATGTCAAGACCATTTGGAGTTGCACTTTTAATTGCCGGAGTtgataaacaaaaaggacCACAATTATACCACGCCGAGCCATCGGGGACTTTTTACAGGTACGAAGCCAAGGCGATTGGTTCAGGAAGTGAAGGTGCTCAAGCAGAATTGAATAACGAATACCACAAGAGTTTGACATTGCAAGAGGCTGAGTTGTTGGCATTGAAGATATTGAAACAAGTAATGGAAGAGAAATTGGACTGTAAAAATGCCCAATTGGCTAGTGTCACTAAAGAAGATGGGTTCAAAATTTATAGCGATGAAAAGACTGATGCCATCATCAAAGTGTTGAATGAGCAAGCAACAGATGAAGACGCATCAATGAGTTAG